A region from the Desulfoglaeba alkanexedens ALDC genome encodes:
- a CDS encoding type II toxin-antitoxin system HicB family antitoxin: protein MKFTAIIEREGDGYVSLCPELDIASQGNSVEQARDNLREALELFFESASPEEIKQRLHDEVFVTQFEVVVG from the coding sequence ATGAAATTTACAGCAATTATTGAACGCGAAGGTGATGGATACGTATCATTATGCCCGGAATTAGATATCGCAAGCCAAGGGAATAGTGTGGAGCAGGCCAGGGACAATCTTCGCGAAGCATTGGAACTATTTTTCGAAAGTGCATCACCCGAGGAGATAAAGCAGCGACTTCATGACGAGGTTTTTGTGACACAATTTGAGGTGGTGGTTGGGTAA
- the yedE gene encoding YedE family putative selenium transporter: protein MGKNWFATRWGIIGVGATIGVLAALLQKLGNPGNMGICVACFERDIAGALGLHRAAVVQYIRPEIIGFVLGSLVAAYLFKEYRPRLGSAPVVRFILGVFAMIGALVFLGCPWRAMLRLAGGDGNAILGLAGLAFGIWIGTLFLKSGYNLGRSQKTYASAGWLLPLTMVGFLVLMLIYPQVPDQAQSGVLFYSQKGPGAMHAPLPVSLSLGLLIGFLAQRSRFCTMGALRDLILFGQTHLFGGFITLVIFAFITNLILGQFKPGFVGQPVAHTLHVWNFAGMMLAGLAFALAGGCPGRQLFLAGEGDGDSALFVFGMIVGAGIAHNFGLASSPEGLGPHGVAAVVVGMAVCLFIGFTMRQTVK from the coding sequence ATGGGAAAGAACTGGTTCGCCACCCGGTGGGGGATCATCGGCGTGGGGGCGACGATCGGCGTGCTGGCCGCCTTGCTCCAGAAACTGGGCAATCCGGGCAACATGGGGATCTGCGTGGCCTGCTTCGAGCGCGACATCGCCGGGGCTCTGGGTCTGCACCGAGCAGCGGTGGTCCAGTACATCCGGCCGGAGATCATCGGGTTTGTGCTCGGGTCCCTCGTCGCTGCGTATCTTTTCAAGGAATACCGGCCGCGGCTGGGCTCGGCGCCCGTGGTGCGGTTCATCCTGGGCGTATTCGCCATGATCGGCGCCCTGGTGTTTCTCGGCTGCCCCTGGCGGGCCATGCTGCGCCTGGCCGGCGGTGACGGAAACGCCATACTGGGCCTGGCCGGACTGGCCTTCGGCATCTGGATCGGCACCCTGTTTCTCAAGAGCGGCTACAACCTGGGCCGCAGCCAGAAGACCTACGCTTCGGCGGGATGGCTGCTGCCCCTGACCATGGTCGGTTTTCTCGTCCTGATGCTTATCTACCCCCAGGTACCCGACCAAGCGCAGAGCGGAGTGTTGTTCTATAGCCAGAAAGGCCCTGGAGCGATGCACGCCCCGCTGCCGGTGTCGCTGAGCCTCGGTCTGCTCATCGGCTTTCTCGCCCAGCGCAGCCGTTTCTGCACCATGGGCGCTCTGCGCGACCTGATCCTCTTCGGCCAGACCCATCTGTTCGGCGGGTTTATCACTCTGGTCATCTTCGCCTTCATCACCAATCTCATCCTCGGCCAGTTCAAACCGGGATTCGTCGGCCAGCCGGTCGCCCATACCCTCCATGTCTGGAACTTCGCCGGCATGATGCTTGCCGGTTTGGCCTTCGCCCTGGCCGGCGGCTGCCCTGGGCGCCAGCTCTTCCTGGCCGGCGAGGGCGACGGGGATTCAGCCCTCTTTGTCTTCGGCATGATCGTCGGCGCCGGCATCGCACACAACTTCGGTCTGGCCAGCTCTCCCGAGGGCCTGGGCCCCCACGGGGTGGCCGCTGTGGTCGTCGGTATGGCGGTGTGTCTGTTCATCGGTTTTACTATGCGTCAAACAGTCAAATAA
- a CDS encoding sulfurtransferase TusA family protein has product MAVTVDARGLSCPQPVLMTLSEIKSGTDNEIVVLVDTDTSKENVIRAAVSQGCTIQNIAPDGEGYKITLARK; this is encoded by the coding sequence ATGGCGGTGACAGTCGATGCCCGGGGGCTTTCCTGCCCGCAGCCGGTGCTCATGACCCTCAGCGAGATCAAGAGCGGCACGGACAACGAGATCGTCGTGCTGGTGGATACCGATACCTCCAAGGAGAACGTGATCCGCGCGGCGGTGAGCCAGGGGTGCACGATACAGAACATTGCGCCCGACGGCGAAGGCTACAAGATCACGCTGGCGAGGAAGTGA
- a CDS encoding DUF3343 domain-containing protein, which yields MGLLSFLKNGIRGGRGQAAEGSKADRGILIFENTSDVIRAENRLKAAGWPVRVMGPPPEIQRGCDLVIEFPLIQRLEIMRLLEEAQAVPLEMVPVTGPLLTPVDLFQTVDYGDWLMVRAANMKICIEKSTRTIVNISGGGCPDVPYLAQEMVGKSLTEAPRPREIGHTLCGYALELAYEEICRQCSAS from the coding sequence ATGGGACTGTTATCTTTTCTGAAAAACGGCATCCGGGGCGGCCGGGGGCAGGCCGCCGAGGGGTCCAAGGCCGACCGCGGAATCCTGATCTTCGAGAACACCAGCGATGTGATCCGGGCCGAGAACCGCCTCAAGGCGGCCGGTTGGCCGGTGAGGGTGATGGGACCGCCGCCGGAGATCCAGCGCGGCTGCGACCTGGTCATCGAGTTCCCCCTCATCCAGCGGCTGGAGATCATGCGCCTGCTCGAGGAGGCCCAGGCGGTGCCGCTGGAAATGGTGCCGGTGACCGGTCCCCTGCTGACGCCGGTGGACTTGTTTCAGACCGTCGACTACGGCGACTGGCTGATGGTGCGGGCCGCCAACATGAAGATCTGCATCGAAAAGAGCACTCGGACCATTGTGAACATCTCCGGCGGGGGGTGCCCGGACGTGCCCTACCTGGCCCAGGAGATGGTGGGAAAGTCCCTGACCGAAGCGCCCCGGCCCCGGGAAATCGGCCACACCCTCTGCGGCTACGCCCTGGAATTGGCCTACGAGGAGATTTGCCGCCAATGCTCTGCATCGTAG
- a CDS encoding NAD(P)H-hydrate dehydratase: MLCIVGTVPDAEFPLVTGPLRMENDRLVIGGRTVAIQRGTPALAGAVVAVARVLPLPPVQAWLVGDIGRGDGSRRLYAHLEVELPRHPWTVVVFHYLQPDVDWHNRVLFAVEKMHPRPVLIADAGFMYAAKMSGQAREYDLFTPDAGELAFLADEDAPHPFYTRGFILHQEDRVPELIHRAYQNANAARWLLVKGRTDYLACAEGVQATVDAPASPAMEAMGGTGDTLTGLAAALTASGMPVERAAVMAARVNRLAGHLADPTPATQIAAIVRQIPVALKQVIDTPGELK, from the coding sequence ATGCTCTGCATCGTAGGCACCGTTCCGGATGCCGAGTTTCCCCTGGTCACTGGGCCGCTGCGAATGGAAAACGACCGGCTGGTCATAGGCGGGCGGACCGTGGCGATCCAGCGGGGCACTCCGGCCCTGGCGGGCGCTGTGGTGGCGGTCGCCCGGGTCCTGCCTCTGCCGCCGGTTCAGGCTTGGCTGGTGGGCGACATCGGCCGGGGCGACGGCAGTCGGCGGCTGTACGCCCACCTGGAGGTCGAGCTGCCCCGTCACCCCTGGACGGTGGTTGTTTTTCACTACCTCCAGCCGGATGTGGACTGGCACAACCGGGTCCTCTTCGCCGTGGAGAAGATGCACCCCAGGCCGGTGCTCATCGCGGACGCCGGCTTCATGTACGCCGCCAAGATGAGCGGCCAGGCCCGGGAATACGACCTGTTCACCCCGGACGCGGGCGAGCTGGCTTTTCTGGCCGACGAGGATGCGCCCCATCCGTTTTACACCCGTGGGTTCATTTTGCACCAGGAAGACCGGGTGCCCGAGCTCATCCATAGGGCTTATCAGAATGCCAACGCGGCCCGCTGGCTTCTGGTCAAGGGACGCACGGATTACCTGGCTTGCGCCGAAGGGGTCCAGGCCACCGTGGATGCACCGGCCAGTCCGGCCATGGAGGCCATGGGCGGCACCGGTGACACACTCACCGGATTGGCGGCGGCTTTGACGGCCAGCGGAATGCCCGTCGAGAGGGCCGCCGTCATGGCCGCCCGGGTGAACCGCCTGGCCGGCCACCTGGCCGATCCGACTCCGGCCACTCAGATCGCAGCCATAGTGCGCCAGATTCCTGTGGCCCTGAAGCAAGTGATCGACACCCCCGGCGAACTCAAATGA